One Candidatus Nitrososphaera evergladensis SR1 genomic window carries:
- a CDS encoding SPL family radical SAM protein, producing the protein MSSGLWYDVSAPRYEAKKAKSIIHPFAVKGYTGMTVNPYQGCQHRCAYCYATYEWSPEFYDKVYAKSNAPEVLEKELQSWKASTINPMMVASATDAYQPAELRYGLTRKCVQVLQKYNVPYYVFTKSTIIERDLELHRRYARNCLVIWSITTANEKIRRIVEPGTPPAERIFAVIKKFTDAGVPCGINVDPIMPLVTDTDEELGAVVDRCKEAGVKYVFGAMLRMRDDIWDRMKLALRLLQVPDGERRYRQIYEIKEELSADAKQKYIACNKEYGKRVTDRLHEIIKSRGLCPDFPDHVRPQDIDRSCTGQMTMLSFVHRDI; encoded by the coding sequence ATGTCGTCAGGGCTATGGTATGACGTTTCAGCTCCAAGGTACGAAGCCAAGAAGGCCAAGTCGATAATCCACCCCTTTGCGGTCAAGGGTTACACGGGCATGACCGTAAACCCTTACCAAGGATGCCAGCACAGGTGCGCCTACTGCTATGCAACGTACGAGTGGTCGCCAGAATTCTATGACAAGGTCTATGCCAAGAGCAACGCGCCGGAGGTTCTTGAGAAGGAGCTCCAGTCATGGAAGGCAAGCACCATAAACCCCATGATGGTAGCGTCAGCAACAGACGCCTACCAGCCGGCAGAGCTAAGGTACGGCCTGACAAGAAAGTGCGTGCAGGTGCTGCAAAAATACAACGTGCCGTACTATGTCTTTACAAAATCTACAATCATAGAGCGAGACCTTGAACTGCACCGCAGGTACGCCCGCAACTGCCTTGTCATCTGGTCGATAACTACCGCAAACGAGAAGATAAGGCGCATAGTAGAGCCCGGCACGCCTCCGGCAGAGCGGATCTTTGCAGTCATTAAAAAGTTCACGGACGCCGGCGTCCCATGTGGAATAAATGTCGACCCCATAATGCCCCTTGTCACCGATACCGACGAGGAGCTTGGCGCAGTGGTGGACCGCTGCAAGGAGGCTGGCGTGAAATACGTCTTTGGAGCCATGCTTCGTATGCGCGACGACATCTGGGACCGCATGAAGCTGGCCCTCCGGCTGCTGCAAGTTCCTGACGGCGAGAGGCGCTACCGCCAGATCTATGAGATCAAGGAAGAGCTATCTGCCGATGCCAAGCAGAAGTACATCGCCTGCAACAAGGAATACGGAAAAAGAGTGACTGACAGGCTGCACGAAATAATAAAATCGCGGGGCCTCTGCCCCGACTTTCCCGACCATGTGCGGCCGCAGGATATCGACAGGTCATGCACGGGCCAGATGACAATGCTTTCATTCGTTCACAGAGACATCTAG
- a CDS encoding NUDIX domain-containing protein, which yields MSSYRNPTPTVDAILQKGSKVLMVRRKKDPFKDTLALPGGFVNEGETVEDAMKREVMEETALEVEPIDILGVYSDPHRDPRMHTMTVVFVAIIIGGKEKAQDDAASLEWVELAGIEKAAFDHAQILADYRQWKGNAGSTYWSTKRRSTQVDRNY from the coding sequence ATGAGCAGCTATCGCAATCCCACGCCCACAGTCGACGCCATACTGCAAAAAGGGTCCAAGGTCCTAATGGTAAGGAGGAAAAAAGACCCGTTCAAGGACACGCTTGCGCTTCCGGGCGGCTTTGTGAACGAGGGCGAGACCGTCGAGGACGCAATGAAGCGCGAGGTTATGGAGGAGACAGCGCTGGAAGTAGAGCCCATAGACATACTGGGCGTCTACTCTGACCCGCACAGAGACCCAAGGATGCACACCATGACGGTGGTGTTTGTGGCAATTATAATCGGCGGCAAGGAAAAGGCGCAGGACGATGCTGCAAGCCTCGAATGGGTAGAGCTTGCAGGCATTGAAAAGGCGGCGTTTGACCATGCGCAGATACTTGCAGATTATCGCCAGTGGAAAGGAAACGCGGGTAGCACATACTGGTCGACAAAGCGCAGGAGCACACAGGTTGATCGAAATTATTAA